ACAATGCCCTGGCCGCGTTGCCGTGGCTGTTCGAGTTCTGGGCGCTGCCGCATCAGCTGCCGCCCGAGGGCGACTGGAAGACCTGGGTGATCATGGGCGGGCGCGGCGCGGGCAAGACCCGGGCCGGGTCCGAATGGGTGCGCGCGCAGGTCGAGGGGCCGACGCCGGACGCGCCGGGGCGGGCGCAGCGCGTGGCGCTGGTCAGCGAGACCTTCGACCAGGCGCGGGACGTGATGGTCTTTGGCGAGTCGGGCATCCTGGCCTGCTCGCCGCCCGACCGGCGTCCGGTCTGGGAGGCCGGGCGGCGGCGGCTGCTCTGGCCGAATGGCGCGACCGCGCAGGTCTATTCGGCGCATGAGCCCGAGGCGCTGCGGGGTCCGCAGTTCGACGCCGCTTGGGTCGATGAGCTGGCGAAGTGGAAGAAGGCCGAGGACAGCTGGGACATGCTGCAATTCGCGCTGCGGCTGGGGCAGCATCCGCAACAGGTCGTCACCACCACGCCGAAGAATGTCGCGGTGCTGAAGCGGATCCTGGGCAATGCCTCGACGGTCACGACCCATGCGCCGACCGAGGCGAACCGCGCCTATCTGGCCGAGAGCTTCCTGGCCGAGGTCGAGGCGCGCTATGCCGGGACGCGGCTGGGCCGGCAGGAGTTGGAAGGCTTGCTGCTGGAGGATGTCGAGGGGGCGCTGTGGACGACGGGCATGGTCGAGCGCTGTCGGGTCGAGACGGCGCCGCAGCTGTCGCGCATCGTGGTGGCGGTTGATCCGGCGGTGACCTCGGGCGCGGCTTCGGACGAATGCGGCATCGTCGTGGCGGGCGTGGTCAGCGCGGGGCCGATCACCGATTGGCGGGTCTATGTGCTGGAAGATGCCTCGGTCCGCGGCGGGCCGGTGGACTGGGCGCGGGCCGCCATCGCGGCGATGCAGCGCCATGGCGCCGAGCGGCTGGTGGCCGAGGTCAACCAGGGCGGCGATCTGGTCGAGAGCGTGATCCGCCAGGTCGATCCGCTGGTGCCGTTCCGGGCCTTGCGGGCCGGGCGCGGCAAGGGGCTGCGGGCCGAGCCGGTGGCGGCGCTTTACGAGCAGGGGCGGGTGCATCACCTGCGCGGCCTGGGCGCGCTGGAGGACCAGATGTGCCGCATGACGGTCGCGGGCTATGACGGCAAGGGCTCGCCCGACCGGCTGGATGCGCTGGTCTGGGCCATTCATGAGCTGGTGATCGAGCCCGGTGCGGCCTGGCGGCGCCCGGCGGTGCGGGGGCTCTAGGGGGCTCTGCCCCCACGTTTCGCTGGCCCCTCGATGGGGCCATCGAAACGTTCCCCCGGGGTATTTGGGAAACGGAGAAGGGCCTTTCGGGGCCTGCGAAGGGTCGCGGTCGCGGCCCTTTTTCATTGGAAATTCAGGAGGGACCGATGGCATTTCCCTGGTTCGGGCGAGCGGCTGCGCCCGCAAGATCGCCCGGCGTCGAGGTCGAGAGAAAGGCCAGCGCCGCGGGCAAGGTGGTGGCGCTGGCGGCAGGCTCGGGGCGGGTGGTCTGGTCGCCGCGCGACACGGTCAGCCTGACCCATGCCGGCTTTGTCGGCAATCCGGTCGGGTTCCGCGCCGTGCGGCTGATCGCCGAGGCCGCCGCGGCCGTGCCGCTGGTCTGTCAGGATCGCGAGCGGCGCTATGACGTGCATCCGGTTCTGGACCTGCTGCGCCGGCCCAATCCGGGGCAGGGCCGGGCCGAGCTGTTCGAGGCGCTGTTCGGGCAGGTGCTGCTGAGCGGCAACGGCTATCTGGAGGCCGTGGGCGAGGGTGCCAAGGGGCTGCCGGCCGAACTGCATGTGCTGCGCTCGGACCGGATGGCGGTGGTGCCGGGCGAGGATGGCTGGCCCTCGGCCTATGAATATGCGGTGGGCGGGCGCAAGTACCGTTTCGACATGGCGGGCAGTCCGGATCCGATCTGCCATATCCGCAGCTTCCATCCGCTGGACGATCATTACGGCTTGTCGCCGATGCAGGCGGCGGCGGTGGCGGTGGATGTGCACAACAGCGCATCCGGCTGGTCGAAGGCGCTGCTGGACAATGCGGCGCGGCCGAGCGGCGCCATCGTCTACAAGGGGGCGGACGGGCAGGGCAGCCTGTCGCCCGACCAGTATGACCGGCTGGTGACCGAGATGGAGATGCATCACCAGGGCGCGCGGAACGCCGGGCGGCCGATGCTGCTGGAGGGCGGGCTGGACTGGAAGCCGATGGGGTTCTCGCCCAGCGACATGGAGTTTCATGAGACGAAGCTGGCGGCGGCGCGGGAGATCGCGCAGGCCTTCGGGGTGCCGCCGATGCTGATCGGTATTCCGGGCGAGGCGACCTATGCCAATTACGCCGAGGCGCATCGGGCGTTTTACCGGCTGACCGTGCTGCCCCTGGTGGCGCGGGTGGCGAGTGCGGTGGCCTGGTGGCTGTCCGAGCATCTGGGCGCCGAGATCGACCTGCGGGCCGATCCGGACCAGGTTCCGGCACTGGCCGAGGAGCGCGACAGCCATTGGCGCCGCATCGACGCGGCGAGCTTCCTGACCGAGGCCGAGAAGCGCGCCGCCCTGGGTCTGCCGCCCTTGGCGGAGGGCTGAGATGGAGGGCTCGCGCTTCGTCAAGGAGCCCTTCGACTGGCACGACCAGCGTTTCGACACTCAGGAGCGGATCATGGCGCTGCAATTCGGCCAGGTCGAGCGGCGGCTGGAGCGGATCGAGGGGCTGATCGAGGGGCTGGAGCGGCGGCTGTGGATGACGGTCTATGGCGTCGTCGCCGTGATCCTGACCCAAGCCGTGCAGTCGATCCTGGCTTATACGCCGAAAGGAGGGTGACGTGAATTCAAAGGATTACGGCTTGGAGTTGAAGTATGCGGCCGGCGCCTCACTGGTGTCGGACGGCGCGCAGCTGGAAGGCTATGCCAGCCTGTTCGGCCTGGCCGACCAGGGCGGCGACATCGTCGTCAAGGGCGCCTATACCGCCAGCCTGAAGCGGCTGGCGGCGCGGGGCGACAAGGTGCGGATGCTGTGGCAGCACGATCCCGCCCGGCCCATCGGCGTCTGGGACGAGATCCGCGAGGACGACAAGGGCCTGTGGGTCAAGGGGCGCCTGCTGCCCGAGGTGGCGCAGGCCCGCGAGGCGGCCGCGCTGATCGCGGCCGGCGCCATCGACGGGCTGTCGATCGGCTATCGCACCATCGCGGCCGAGCGCGACGGCAAGGGCCGGCGGATGCTTTCCGAGGTCGAGCTGTGGGAGGTGTCGCTGGTCACCTTCCCGATGCTGGCCGAGGCCAAGGTCGGGCGCAAGTCCGACGGTGCATTGGAACTGGCGGCGGCCTTTCGGGCCGCGACCAAGGCGCTGCGCGCCGAGTGAGTTTCACCAAACGGAGGGGACGATGACCGAGGTGAAAGCCGCGGCCGGGGCGGACATGCCCGGCGACCTGGGGGCCGAGATGCTGGGGTTCGTCAATGAACTCAAGGCTTTCCGCACCGACATTCAGAAACGACTGGAAGCACAGGAACAACGCATGACCATGCTGGACCGCAAGACCCTTTCCCGCGCCCGCGCCCCTCTGTCGGCCGAAGCCGATGCCGGCGCGCCGCATCAGAAGGCCTTCGACGCCTATATCCGCCATGGCGACGACGGTGCGCTGCGCGGTCTGCCGCTGGAAGGCAAGGCGATGACCTCGAGCTCGGACGGCGGCTTCCTGGCGGCGCCGACGGTGGCCCTGCAGGTGCAGGATGCGCTGAACGTCACCGCCTCGCTGCGGCGGGTGGCGAATGTCGTCACGGTGGAATCGGCCAATTTCGAGATGCTGGTCGACATGGGCGACATCGCCAGCGGCTGGTCGACCGAGGCCGGCACCCAGGCTGAGACCGGCACCTCGACCGTGCAGCGGGTGGTGATCCCGGTGCATGAACTGTCGGCCATGCCCAAGGCCAGCCAGCGCCTGCTGGACGACGCGGCCTTCGACGTGGAAAGCTGGCTGGCCGGCCGCATCGCCGAGAAATTCGCCCGCGCCGAGGCCACGGCCTTCATCAGCGGCGACGGCGTCAACAAGCCCAAGGGTTTCCTGACCCATGCCAAGGCGGCCAACGCCAGCGCGACCAATGTGCAGATCGGCACCATCGCCTCGGGCGGGGATGGCGATTTCGCGGCCACCAACCCGGCCAATGCGCTGATCGACCTGGTCTATGCGCTGGGCGCGCAATACCGCGCCAATGCGAGCTTCGTGATGAACTCGAAGACCGCCGCCGCCGTGCGCAAGATGCGCGACACCGACGGCCGCTTCCTGTGGGCCGACAGCCTGGCCATGGGCCAGCCGCCGCAGCTGCTGGGCTATCCGGTGCTGCTGTGCGAGGACATGCCCGACATCGCGCGCGGCTCGTTCTCGATCGCCTTCGGTGACTTCAAGTCGGCCTATACCATCGTCGAGCGGCCGGACCTGCGCGTGCTGCGCGATCCCTTCTCGGCCAAGCCGCATGTGCTGTTCTATGCCACCAAGCGCGTCGGCGGCGGCGTCACCGACGCCCGCGCCATCAAGCTGATGGTCTTCGGCTGATCCACGGCCGAAGCGGGGGCCGCGCGGGCGATGCCCGACGAACCGGCCAAGCAACTGTCCGCACGCGCGACGGCGGGCATGCGCGGCCCCCATTTTCCGCCCTTGGGATGCAGGTTCCGTGCGAACGGGAGAGATGAAGATGATGCTTGTGGAATTGACGGCGCCCGCCATCGAGGCGCTGCCCGTCGCAGGGTTGCGCGACCATCTGCGGTTGGGAACCGGCTTTGACATGGCCGTGGACGCGGCCGAGACCGCCGCGCTGGGGGGCTTCCTGCGCGCGGCCATCGCCACCATCGAGGCGCGGACCGGCAAGGTGCTGCTGACGCGGCAGTTCCGGCTGCGGCTGGAAGAGTGGCGCGACCCGGCGGGCCAGCCCTTGCCGCTGGCGCCGGTCGGCAGCGTCGAGCGGGTCGAGATCACCGATGCGGCCGGCGTTGTCGTGCCGGTCGAGGGCGGCTGGCGACTGGTCCAGGACACGCAGCGGCCGATGCTGCTGCCGGAGGGCGCATGGCTGCCACGTGTTCCGAGCGGCGGTTTCGTGACGGTGACCTTCTCGGCCGGGTTCGGTGCATGGTGGGACTCGGTGCCGGCGGACCTGGCGCAGGCGGTGCTGATGCTGGCCGCGCGCTATCACGAGGACCGCAGCTTCGAGGGCAGCCAGGGCGCGATGCCCTTCGGGGTCAGCGCGCTGATCGAGCGCTGGCGCTCGGTCCGGGTGCTGGGAGGGCGCGGCGGTCCGCGCGGCCGGGCATGAAGGCGCCGCGGCTGACGGTGCCCTTGGTGGTCGAGACGCCGGTGCGCGCGCCGGACGGGATGGGTGGGTTCCGGCTGGTCTGGCAGGATGTCGGGCAGCTTTGGGCCGAGATGCGGTCGGGCGCGGGGGCCGAGCGTTTCGCCGAGGTGGGGGCGCAGAGCGTCGTCAGCTGGCGGATCACCGTCAGGGCGGCGCCTGCCGGCGACGCGCGGCGCCCGCGCCCGGAACAGAGGTTGCGCATGGGCGAGGGCGCCACGGCGCGGCGCTTTCGCATCGAGGCGGTGGCCGAGGCGGATGCCACCGGCCGCTGGCTGGTCTGCGTCGCGAAAGAGGAGTCCCTGGCATGAGCTATGCAGCGACGGCCGCGCTTCAGGCGGCGGTCTATGAGGCGTTGCGCGGCAGCGCGCCGCTGCACGACCTGGTCGGCGACGCGATCTATGACGCGATGCCGGTCGCGGCGCCCAGCGGCACCTATGTCGCGCTGGGCCCCGAGGAGGTGCGCGACGCCGGCGACATGACGGCGGCGGGGGCGAGCCACGATTTCGTGGTCTCGGTCCTGTCGGGGTCGGACGAGTCGAGCGGCTTTGCCGCGATCAAGGCGGCGGCGGTGGCGGTCTCGGACGCGCTGGAGGCGGCCGAGATCGCGCTGACCCGCGGGCATCTGGTGGGGCTGTGGTTCCTGCGCGCCCGCGCGCGGCGGGCCGAGAACGGCGCGGGGCGGCGGGTTGACCTGACCTTTCGCGCGCGCATTGACCTGGGTTGAGGAGAGACGGACATGGCGGTGCAGAACGGACGCGACCTGCTGATCAAGATGGACATGACCGGCGACGGCCAGTTCGAGACCATCGCGGGCCTGCGCGCGACCCGGCTGGGGTTCAACGCCGAGACGGTGGATGTGACGAGCCTGGAAAGCGAGGGCCGCTGGCGCGAGCTTCTGGGCGGTGCGGGCGTACGCTCGGCCAGCATCTCGGGCTCGGGGGTGTTTCGGGACGGGACCACGGACGAACGCGCGCGGCAGGTGTTCTTTGACGGGGAAGTGCCGCGCTTTCAGGTGGTGATCCCGGATTTCGGCGCGGTCGAGGGGCCGTTCCAGATCACCTCTCTGGAATATGCGGGCAGTTACAATGGCGAGGCGAGTTATGAGATTTCCATGGCCAGCGCGGGCGTCATCAGCTTCGTCGCGTTCTGAGATGGTCAATCCGCTGGCGGGCGAGGTCGAGGTCGTGCTGGACGGCCGGCCGCATGTCGCCAAATTGACCTTGGGCGCCCTGGCGGGGCTTGAGGCCGAGTTGGGCGCCGAGAGCATGATCGCGCTGGTCGAGCGGTTCGAGAGCGGCCGCTTTTCCAGCCGGGACGTGCTGGCCGTGCTGGTCGCGGGATTGCGCGGCGGCGGCTGGGCGGGCGACATGGACGCGCTGATGGCGGCCGAGTTCAAGGGCGGGCCGGTCGGCGCGGCCCATGCCGCGGCGGCGCTGCTGGCGCGGGCGTTCCGCATCGAGGGCACATGAGCGCCGGGCTGGACTGGCCCGGGCTGCTGCGCATGGGCCTCGGGCCGGCGCGGCTGGGCGGGCTGGGGCTGACGCCGGCCGCGTTCTGGGCGCTGACCCCGGCCGAGCTGGCGCTGATGCTGGGCGTCGAGCCGGGCAAGGGCGGGGCGATGACCCGCAACCGCCTGGCCGAGCTGGTCGCGCGCTATCCCGACCGGCCGGCAGGCTGAAACATCTGGAAAGGAGGCGCCGCCGTGGCGAACAAGGACGGATTCGACCGGCTGGACGAGGACGGCCCGGTCAACCTGGGCAAGAGCATGGACCAGAGCGGCCGCATGACCGCGGAGTTCGAGGCCGAGCTGGCCCGGCTGCGCGAGTCGATGGTCTATACCGGGCGCGAGGTCGGCACACTGACCCAGGGCATCGGCAGCGGGCTGCGCCGGGCGTTCTCGGGCCTGGTCTTCGATGGGCTGAAGCTGAGCGACGCCTTGAAGGGCATCGCGCGCAGCATGGCGGACACGGCTTTTTCCGTGGCGATGAAGCCGATCGAGCAGGCCTTGGCAGGCGCGATCGCGCAGGGCGTCAACGGCATGGTCTCGGGCGCCCTGCCCTTTGCCAACGGGGGCGCGTTCTCGCAGGGGCGGGTGCTGCCTTTCGCCAAGGGCGGCGTGGTCAGCCAGCCGACCTATTTCCCGATGCGCGGCGCGACCGGGCTGATGGGCGAGGCCGGGGCCGAGGCGATCATGCCCTTGCGCCGCGGTGCGGACGGGCGGCTGGGCGTCGCGGCGGCCGGGGGCGGCGGCCGGGCGGTGAACGTGACCTTCAATGTCTCGACCCCCGACGTGACGGGGTTCCAGCGCAGCCAGAGCCAGATCGCCTCGCAACTGGGGCGGCTATTGGCGCGCGGCGAAAGGAACGGGTGATCCATGGCTTTTCACGAGATCAGGTTCCCGGCGAACCTGTCCTTCGGCTCGGTCGGCGGGCCGGAACGGCGCACCGAGATCGTGACGCTGACCAACGGCCACGAGGAACGCCGCACGCCCTGGGCGCATTCGCGCCGGCGCTATGACGCCGGGCTGGGGCTGCGCTCGCTGGACGATGTGGCGGCGCTGATCGCGTTCTTCGAGGCGCGGGCCGGGCAGATGCACGGTTTCCGCTGGAAGGATTGGTCGGATTTCAAATCCTGCGCGCCCAGCGTGGCGCCGAGCCATCTGGACCAGGACCTAGGCGTGGGCGACGGGGTGCGGCGGGTGTTTGCGCTGCGCAAGGCCTATGCCTCGGGCCCGGCGCGCTATTGGCGGCCGGTGGCGAAGCCGGTCGAGGGATCGGTGCTGGCCGGGGTCGGGGCCGTCGAGAAGCGCGAGGGCGTGGATTACACGGTCGATCTGGCCAGCGGTGAGATCAGTTTTGCGGTGCCGCCGGATGCGGGGGCGGTGGTCACGGCCGGGTTCGAGTTCGACGTGCCGGTGCGCTTCGACACGGACCGGATCGCGGTCTCGGTTTCGTCCTTTCAGGCGGGGGATCTGCCGCAGGTGCCGGTGGTCGAGGTGCGGATATGAGCGAGACGATTGCGCGGGCATGGGCGGTTTCCCGCAGCGACGGGCTGGTGCTGGGCTTTACCGACCACGACCGGGCGCTGGCCTTCGACGGCATCGCCTTTCGGCCCGACAGCGGGCTGACGGCGCGGGCGGTGGTGCAGAGCTCGGGCCTGTCGGTGGACAACAGCGAGGCGGTCGGGGCGCTATCCGACACGGCGATCACCGAGGCCGACCTGATGGCCGGGCGCTGGGACGCGGCCGACGTTCGGCTGTGGGAGGTGGATTGGGCCGATACCGCCAACCGGCGGCTGATCTTTCGCGGCCATCTGGGCGAGGTGGTGCGCAGCGGCGCGGCCTTTCGAGCCGAGTTGCGCGGGTTGTCCGAGCCGCTGAACCGCGGGCAGGGCCGGGTCTATCACCCGCGCTGCTCGGCCGAGCTGGGGGATGGCATGTGCCGGTTCGACCTGACGCGGGCGGGCTATTCTGCCGAGGGCGTGGTGCAGGTGGCCGAGGATGGGCAGCGTTTCGTGCTGTCCGGGGTCTCGGGCCTGGACACGCGCTGGTTCGAGCATGGGCGGCTGGTGGTGCTGTCGGGTGCCGCGCAGGATCTGTCGGGCATGGTCAAGGTTGACCTGGCGGCCGCCGGCGGGCGGCGTGAGGTCGAGCTTTGGACCGGGCTTGGCATCCATCCCGGCGTCGGTGACCGCGTGAAGCTGATCGCGGGTTGCGACAAGCGGGGCGAGACCTGCCGGATGAAGTTCCTGAACTATCCGAACTTTCGCGGCTTTCCGCATTTGCCGCCCGAGGACTGGCTGATCGCGCCCAAGGTGAACCGATGAGCGCGGTAGTCGAGGCCGCCCGGGCCTGGATCGGGACGCCCTATGTGCATCAATGCTCGGCCAAGGGGGTCGGGACGGATTGCCTGGGGCTGGTGCGGGGTGTCTGGCGCGAGCTTTGCGGCCCCGAGCCCGAGAAGATGCCGGCCTATACCCCCGACTGGGGCGAGGCGGGGGGCATCGAGTTGCTGCTGGGCGGGGCCGGTCGGTTGCTGCGGCCGGCCCCGGATGAGCAGCCGGGCGACGTGCTGATCTTTCGCATGAGGGTCGGCGCGGTTGCCAAACATATGGGAATTCTGGCGGAAACCGGCGCGGCGCCGAGCTTCGTCCATGCCTATGACCGGCATGGCGTGGTCGAAAGCCCGCTGTCGGCGCCGTGGCGGGCGCGGATCGCCGGGCGTTTCCGGTTTCCGCCGCTGTAAGAGAAAGGTGAGGGCGCAATGGCGACGATTCTGCTGTCGGCGGTCGGGGCATCGCTGGGGGCCGGCTTTGGCGGCACGGTTCTGGGGCTTTCGGGTGCCGTCATCGGCCGGGCCGTGGGCGCCACCTTGGGCCGGGTCATCGACCAGCGCCTGCTGGGCTCGGGCTCGAAGGCGGTCGAGACCGGGCGCGTGGACCGGATGCGGATCCAGACCGCGGGCGAGGGCACGCCGATCCCGCGGCTGTGGGGGCAGATGAGGGTGCCGGGCCATGCGATCTGGGCCGGGCCGCTGGTCGAGGTGCGGCGCAAGCAGGGCGGCGGCAAGGGCACGGGCCCCAGCGTGACCTCGATCAGCTATCGGCTGAGCTTCGCGCTGGCGATCTGCGAGGGGCCGATCCTGGGCATCGGCCGGGTCTGGGCCGATGGCGAGGAGGTTGCGGCCGATGATCTGAACATGCGCGTCTATCCGGGCGACGAGGCGCAATTGCCTGATCCGGTGATCGCTGCGCAGGAAGGCGACGCGGCGCCGGCCTATCGCGGCATCGCCTATGTCGTCTTCGAGGACCTGGCGCTGGAGAAATGGGGCAATCGCGTGCCGCAGCTGTCCTTCGAGGTGACGCGCGCTGCGAAGCAGGGCCGCGGGCTGTCGCGCGAGGTGCGGGCCGTGGCGATGATTCCGGGCACCGGCGAATATTCGCTGGCGACCCAGGCGGTCAGCTATGACAAGGGCCTGGGCGAGACCCAGGTCATCAACCACAACACCGCTCTGGCGCCGACGGATTTCCAGGCCTCGATGCGGGTGCTGGGGCGCGAGTTGCCGAATGTCGGCTCGGTCTCGCTGGTGGTGTCCTGGTTCGGCGACGACCTGCGGGTCGGCGACTGCACGGTCCGGCCCAAGGTCGAGGACCTGTCGCGCGACGGGCGCGAGATGGCCTGGCGCGCGGGCGGGGTCGGGCGCAGCGGTGCGGCCGAGGTCGCGCGGGTGAACGACCGGCCGATCTATGGCGGGACGCCGGCGGACGGCTCGGTCATCCAGGCGCTGCGGGCCATCGCCGAAAGCGGGCGCAAGGCCGTGTTCTATCCGTTCATCCTGATGGAGCAACTGGCGGGCAACGGCCGTCCCGATCCCTGGAGCGGTGCGGGAGATCAGCCGGTCATGCCCTGGCGCGGGCGCATCACCACCAGCATTGCGGCTGGGCGCGAGGGCAGTCCGGCCGGCACGGCGGCGGCTGCGGCCGAGGTCGCGCGCTTCTTCGGTGCGGCCGAAGCGGAGCATTTTTTGCGCGATGGCGAGATCATCCGCTACGACGGGCCGGAGGAGTGGTCCTATCGCCGCTTCATCCTGCATTACGCGCATCTTTGCGCGGCGGCGGGTGGCATCGACGCCTTCCTGATCGGCTCGGAAATGATCGGGCTGACGACGATCATGGGGGCGGGGAACAGCTTTCCGGCTGTGCAGCAGTTGCGGCGGCTGGCGGCGGATGTGCGGGGCATTCTGGGCGAGGCGGTCAAGATCGGCTATGCCGCCGACTGGTCGGAATACTTCGGCCATCATCCCGGCAATGGCGACGTGCATTTCCATCTGGATCCGCTGTGGGCCGATGAGAACATCGACTTCATCGGCATCGACAATTACATGCCTCTGTCCGACTGGCGCGAGGGCGAGGACCATCTGGACGCCGGTTGGAAGCGGATCGACAACCCGGACTATCTGCGCGCTAATGTCGCGGGCGGCGAGGGCTACGACTGGTATTACGCCCGCGACGTCGACCGGACCATGCAGCTGCGCACGCCGATCGTCGATGGCGCGCATGGCGAGCATTGGGTCTGGCGCTACAAGGACATTCGCAACTGGTGGCTGAGCGAGCATCGCAACCGCATCGGCGGCGTCAGGCAGGCGCAGGCGACGGCGTGGCAGCCGCGGTCAAAACCGATCTGGTTCACCGAGATGGGGTGCGCGGCGCTGGACAAGGGCACCAACCAGCCCAACAAGTTCCTGGATGCGATGAGCTCGGAATCGATGCTGCCCTGGTTCTCGGACGGGCGGCGCGACGATCCGATGCAGGCGGCCTATGTGCGCGCCATGACCGAGTTCTGGGGCGATCCGTCGAACAATCCGCCGCGGGCGGCCTTTGGCCGGAGCGGGGCGGGGCGGATGATCGACATGGCCCGCGCGCATGTCTGGTGCTGGGACGCGCGGCCCTATCCGGCATTCCCGGCGCGCACCGACCTGTGGTCTGACGGCCCGGCGTGGGAGCGGGGGCATTGGCTGAACGGTCGCGCGGGTGCCGTGCCTCTGGCCGATGTCGTGGCCGAAATCTGCCGCGAGGCGGGGGTGCGGGCATTCGACACCGAGGGCCTGCGCGGGCTGGTGCGCGGCTATGCCCTGACCGGGGCCGAGAGCGGGCGCGCGGCCTTGCAGCCCTTGATGCTGGCGCATGGTTTCGATGCGGTCGAGCGGGACGGCGTGCTGGTCTTTGCCATGCGCGGCGCGGGAGTCGATGCCGAGCTTGGCCCGGACGACATGGCGCTGGCCGAGGAGGTCGAGGCCGTCGAGGTCTCGCGCGCGGCGGAGGCCGAGATGGTCGGGCGCATCCGGCTGACCCATGTCGAGGCGGGGGCGGATTACGCCGCGCGCACGGCCGAAACGCTGATGCCGGGGGCCGAGTTCCTGGCGGTCTCGGACAGCGAGCTGGCGATGGCGCTGACGCGGGGCGAGGGGCAGGCCATGGCCGAGCGCTGGCTGTCGGAATCGGCGGTGGCGCGGGATGCGGTGCGTTTCGCGCTGCCGCCGTCGCTGGGCCATCTTGGCCCGGGCGACGTGGTGCGGCTGGCCGAGCCTCGGGTCGAGGCGCGGCGCTGGCGCATCGACCGGGTCGAGCGCGCCGGCGCGATCACCGTCGATGCCGTGCGGGTCGAGCCGGGGGTCTATCGCCCGGCCCGGGTGGTCGAGGGCGAGACGGTGGCGCGGGCCTTTGTGCCGCCGATTCCGGTCTGGCCGCTGTTTCTGGACCTGCCGCTGCTGCGTGGCGACGAGGCGCCGCATGCGCCGCATCTGGCGGTGACGGCGACGCCCTGGCCGGGCGCGGCGGCGGTCTGGGTCTCGACCCAGCAGGTGGGCGGCTATTGGTTGAACCTGACGGTGGCGGCGCCTTCGGTCATGGGCGTGACCCTGGGGCCGCTGTCGGCGGCCCGGCCGGGGGTCTGGGACCGCGGGCCGGCGCTGCGGGTCCGGGTCAAGGGCGGCAATCTGGAATCGGCGTCCGTCGAGGCGTTGATGTCGGGGGCCAATCTGATGGCCATCGGCGACGGCTCGGCCGAGGGTTGGGAGCTGCTGCAGTTCGCCGAGGCGCGCCTGGTCTCGGCCGGGGTGTGGGAGATCGCGACCCGGCTGCGCGGGCAGGCGGGCACGGATGCCTTCATGCCCGAGGTCTGGCCCGCCGGCAGCACGGTGGTGCTGCTGGACGGGACGGCGCAGCAGGTGGACCTGCCGCCCTCGGCGCGCAACCAACTGCGGCACTGGCGGATCGGGCCGGCGGCGCGCAGCCCGGACGACGCGAGCTATCGCCATATCGCCGCCGCCTTCCGCGGCGCGGGGCTGCGGCCGCTGTCGCCCTGTCATCTGGAGGTTTCCGGCCGGGTCGTGACCTGGATCCGGCGCACCCGGGTGCAGGGCGACGGCTGGGACGGGCCCGACGTGCCGCTGGGCGAGGCGCAGGAGCGTTACTCGGCCCGGCTGGTCCGGGACGGGCAGGTGCTGGCGCAGGCGGTGGTTTCGGAACCGCGCTGGGCGGTGCCGGAAAATGCCTGGTCGCAGGTCATGGCCGGGGGCGGTTTCGCCGTCGAGGTGGCGCAGCTTTCCGACACGTTCGGGGCTGGGCCGTTTGCTAGGAGGATGATCGATGCCTGAGAACACGACCGCGAATTGCGGCCTGCCGCTGCTGCTGCCGGCCCAGGCGCAGAAGCATGTCACGGTG
This portion of the Paracoccus sp. N5 genome encodes:
- a CDS encoding phage major tail protein, TP901-1 family gives rise to the protein MAVQNGRDLLIKMDMTGDGQFETIAGLRATRLGFNAETVDVTSLESEGRWRELLGGAGVRSASISGSGVFRDGTTDERARQVFFDGEVPRFQVVIPDFGAVEGPFQITSLEYAGSYNGEASYEISMASAGVISFVAF
- a CDS encoding gene transfer agent family protein yields the protein MVNPLAGEVEVVLDGRPHVAKLTLGALAGLEAELGAESMIALVERFESGRFSSRDVLAVLVAGLRGGGWAGDMDALMAAEFKGGPVGAAHAAAALLARAFRIEGT
- a CDS encoding terminase family protein, translating into MKSGAAWLASAEPEEVDEFLGGLSDNALAALPWLFEFWALPHQLPPEGDWKTWVIMGGRGAGKTRAGSEWVRAQVEGPTPDAPGRAQRVALVSETFDQARDVMVFGESGILACSPPDRRPVWEAGRRRLLWPNGATAQVYSAHEPEALRGPQFDAAWVDELAKWKKAEDSWDMLQFALRLGQHPQQVVTTTPKNVAVLKRILGNASTVTTHAPTEANRAYLAESFLAEVEARYAGTRLGRQELEGLLLEDVEGALWTTGMVERCRVETAPQLSRIVVAVDPAVTSGAASDECGIVVAGVVSAGPITDWRVYVLEDASVRGGPVDWARAAIAAMQRHGAERLVAEVNQGGDLVESVIRQVDPLVPFRALRAGRGKGLRAEPVAALYEQGRVHHLRGLGALEDQMCRMTVAGYDGKGSPDRLDALVWAIHELVIEPGAAWRRPAVRGL
- a CDS encoding DUF3168 domain-containing protein, with the protein product MSYAATAALQAAVYEALRGSAPLHDLVGDAIYDAMPVAAPSGTYVALGPEEVRDAGDMTAAGASHDFVVSVLSGSDESSGFAAIKAAAVAVSDALEAAEIALTRGHLVGLWFLRARARRAENGAGRRVDLTFRARIDLG
- a CDS encoding HK97 family phage prohead protease — protein: MNSKDYGLELKYAAGASLVSDGAQLEGYASLFGLADQGGDIVVKGAYTASLKRLAARGDKVRMLWQHDPARPIGVWDEIREDDKGLWVKGRLLPEVAQAREAAALIAAGAIDGLSIGYRTIAAERDGKGRRMLSEVELWEVSLVTFPMLAEAKVGRKSDGALELAAAFRAATKALRAE
- a CDS encoding phage portal protein, translated to MAFPWFGRAAAPARSPGVEVERKASAAGKVVALAAGSGRVVWSPRDTVSLTHAGFVGNPVGFRAVRLIAEAAAAVPLVCQDRERRYDVHPVLDLLRRPNPGQGRAELFEALFGQVLLSGNGYLEAVGEGAKGLPAELHVLRSDRMAVVPGEDGWPSAYEYAVGGRKYRFDMAGSPDPICHIRSFHPLDDHYGLSPMQAAAVAVDVHNSASGWSKALLDNAARPSGAIVYKGADGQGSLSPDQYDRLVTEMEMHHQGARNAGRPMLLEGGLDWKPMGFSPSDMEFHETKLAAAREIAQAFGVPPMLIGIPGEATYANYAEAHRAFYRLTVLPLVARVASAVAWWLSEHLGAEIDLRADPDQVPALAEERDSHWRRIDAASFLTEAEKRAALGLPPLAEG
- a CDS encoding phage tail assembly chaperone, which codes for MSAGLDWPGLLRMGLGPARLGGLGLTPAAFWALTPAELALMLGVEPGKGGAMTRNRLAELVARYPDRPAG
- a CDS encoding phage major capsid protein, with translation MTEVKAAAGADMPGDLGAEMLGFVNELKAFRTDIQKRLEAQEQRMTMLDRKTLSRARAPLSAEADAGAPHQKAFDAYIRHGDDGALRGLPLEGKAMTSSSDGGFLAAPTVALQVQDALNVTASLRRVANVVTVESANFEMLVDMGDIASGWSTEAGTQAETGTSTVQRVVIPVHELSAMPKASQRLLDDAAFDVESWLAGRIAEKFARAEATAFISGDGVNKPKGFLTHAKAANASATNVQIGTIASGGDGDFAATNPANALIDLVYALGAQYRANASFVMNSKTAAAVRKMRDTDGRFLWADSLAMGQPPQLLGYPVLLCEDMPDIARGSFSIAFGDFKSAYTIVERPDLRVLRDPFSAKPHVLFYATKRVGGGVTDARAIKLMVFG
- a CDS encoding head-tail adaptor protein, producing the protein MKAPRLTVPLVVETPVRAPDGMGGFRLVWQDVGQLWAEMRSGAGAERFAEVGAQSVVSWRITVRAAPAGDARRPRPEQRLRMGEGATARRFRIEAVAEADATGRWLVCVAKEESLA